One Brassica napus cultivar Da-Ae chromosome C2, Da-Ae, whole genome shotgun sequence DNA window includes the following coding sequences:
- the LOC106407595 gene encoding uncharacterized protein LOC106407595 isoform X1, whose protein sequence is MATPFVFDDDDEEAKQIQQLSADYIAQGDHIKALEVIETWISSAHKKKKKKKKVLDFFSFQEGKIFYKQTKIAENSDVKFAFLFASAECFSANEGFSSFCAAPLFGLGCLLGSPLYLKKSVGKAKEYLAVLASFDELNPQEEKSVRDVKSILNAAESRIAAGSPRDPEVTESKKIPPDPSKIEVEGLRSFWTGLNVEIKRKFMEVRVADFTSYVQRFYGTEGRAALEKVLGSAVNNKKWRVWVCRACSKEFLPLKKFKNHLEKEHAAKFKPSTAEHMAQMVNEVWAGMITVAGWEPVDTAAAAEMIKTRLEFVQAFVYENGWSRDWPLATDKERSKLLQEIRLLLVLFCERKILSCGLRDWMMRFLIKHLARFEVSKHTLTTECRLVETPQSICFLERSELEQILDLLKLIKCEREDGKEIICRAVDSFYSVTRVKEKIDFDKQFSSLLLDKRLLRCEIAQFDDEGTVSFLNASDHYAKAHARGDDILSWLADHSSADERFRFPRPVRTHNLDIWVAVLRAVQYTCRTLGTKYAKKLQMLGYDASLVDAINLCVSENKKRRSVPEHQCNKYASILGDECERKHLAIDSLSTRLFLCSVRDALEEAPHPTFDFPDLEDCLKRIHRHTNLSDDIVLNSIDRLRSLVADKVALVDTKMLLVENSRISLFNDLIRLSGFDYRSYILRPLKEFLLEVINVAAAEADLLLKEEKKPQSKKKKHRSNKVLDKTVEPEHSFNLDLQATSPSLQTTEKDSMEIPSNTVDAEEAAQGMQNMPGEESVLREAAARCNSALDITLKALLNIKVLKEDLMQNEKPFRDDLEKQVPELLHSYLLSDLLTSKEVISMSSDAAEIVVSILESWHSCKSQEIESLVTRLFTLEEYERMSCSRCRQKPNYPEQSSYGIVMAADSIRDLKCAFGNIKFEDILKVIRMEDKMLCDLKTGGCGKANFVHHIISRCPPIFTVVLEWEKHETEKEISETTKALDWEIDMSRLYEGLESSTKYRLVSLVGCGEDKEHICLAYEKDRWVGVRHDALTEEAVGNWESVIRFCGERKVRPKILFYEAAH, encoded by the exons ATGGCGACTCCCTTCGTCTTTGACGACGATGATGAGGAAGCTAAACAAATCCAACAACTCTCTGCGGATTACATCGCTCAAGGAGATCACATCAAGGCCCTGGAGGTCATCGAAACTTGGATTTCTTCTGctcataagaagaagaagaagaagaagaaggtcctAGACTTTTTCTCTTTCCAGGAAGGTAAAATCTTCTACAAACAGACCAAGATAGCAGAGAACAGCGATGTGAAATTCGCGTTTCTATTTGCCTCCGCGGAATGCTTTTCGGCAAACGAGGGGTTCTCATCGTTTTGTGCCGCTCCGCTCTTTGGTTTGGGCTGTTTGCTCGGATCACCATTGTACTTGAAGAAATCCGTAGGTAAAGCAAAAGAGTATCTGGCTGTTTTGGCGTCTTTTGATGAATTGAATCCGCAAGAGGAGAAAAGTGTAAGAGACGTCAAGAGTATACTCAACGCTGCTGAGTCAAGGATCGCTGCTGGCTCTCCTAGGGATCCGGAAGTTACTGAATCCAAGAAAATTCCTCCTGATCCGAGTAAGATTGAGGTTGAAGGATTGAGGTCGTTTTGGACTGGTTTGAATGTTGAGATCAAAAGGAAGTTTATGGAAGTTAGGGTTGCGGATTTTACCAGCTATGTGCAGAGATTCTATGGCACAGAGGGACGAGCTGCTTTGGAAAAAGTTCTGGGTTCAGCAGTGAATAACAAAAAATGGAGGGTTTGGGTATGTCGAGCTTGTTCGAAAGAGTTCTTACCccttaaaaagtttaaaaatcatcttGAAAAAGAGCATGCCGCAAAGTTTAAGCCTTCTACGGCAGAGCATATGGCTCAGATGGTAAATGAAGTGTGGGCTGGTATGATAACAGTTGCTGGCTGGGAGCCAGTGGATACAGCTGCTGCTGCTGAAATGATCAAGACTCGGCTTGAATTTGTGCAAGCGTTTGTGTATGAGAATGGATGGTCCAGAGACTGGCCATTAGCTACAGATAAAGAGCGCAGCAAGTTACTCCAGGAGATTCGGTTGCTTCTTGTGTTGTTTTGTGAGCGTAAGATCCTTTCTTGTGGCCTTCGAGACTGGATGATGCGTTTTCTGATTAAGCATCTTGCACGGTTTGAAGTTTCCAAGCATACTTTGACTACAGAGTGTCGCCTAGTGGAAACACCTCAGAGCATCTGCTTTTTGGAAAGAAGCGAACTCGAACAAATTCTAGACCTTCTCAAACTCATCAAGTGTGAAAGGGAAGATGGCAAAGAGATAATTTGCAGAGCAGTGGACAGTTTCTACAGTGTTACTCGTGTTAAAGAAAAGATAGACTTCGACAAGCAGTTTTCATCTCTGCTTCTGGATAAGAGACTGCTGCGATGTGAGATTGCTCAATTCGATGATGAAGGGACTGTCAGTTTCTTGAACGCCAGTGATCACTACGCCAAGGCACATGCCCGTGGAGATGATATACTATCTTGGTTAGCAGATCACTCCTCTGCAGATGAGAGATTTCGATTCCCAAGACCTGTGAGGACACACAATCTAGATATTTGGGTGGCTGTTTTGAGAGCCGTTCAGTACACTTGTAGGACTTTGGGAACCAAATATGCAAAGAAACTGCAGATGCTTGGTTATGATGCAAGTCTTGTTGACGCCATAAACTTGTGTGTAAgcgaaaataaaaagagaaggaGTGTTCCGGAACATCAATGCAACAAATATGCATCTATTCTAGGCGATGAATGTGAAAGAAAGCATTTAGCTATAGATTCTCTCAGTACACGCCTATTCTTGTGTTCAGTACGAGATGCTCTTGAAGAAGCACCGCATCCGACATTTGATTTCCCAGATTTAGAAGATTGCCTGAAGCGTATACACAGGCATACAAATCTCAGCGATGATATAGTCCTCAACTCCATAGACCGTCTGAGATCATTGGTCGCTGATAAG GTTGCGCTAGTCGATACAAAGATGTTGCTGGTTGAGAATTCAAGGATTAGTTTGTTCAACGACCTCATCAGACTTTCTGGTTTTGACTATCGCTCTTACATCCTTCGACCACTTAAAGAATTCTTGCTG GAGGTAATAAACGTAGCTGCAGCAGAAGCAGATCTTCTACTCAAGGAGGAAAAGAAGCCAcagtcaaagaagaagaaacatagaaGCAATAAGGTCCTTGATAAGACTGTTGAACC TGAACATTCTTTCAACCTTGATCTCCAAGCTACATCTCCATCACTACAAACGACGGAAAAAGATTCTATGGAAATTCCATCCAACACTGTGGATGCTGAGGAAGCTGCTCAAG GTATGCAAAACATGCCTGGAGAAGAGTCAGTCCTTAGAGAAGCTGCAGCCAGATGCAACTCAGCTCTTGACATAACTCTGAAG GCGCTCTTGAACATTAAGGTCCTGAAAGAGGATTTAATGCAAAATGAGAAACCATTTCGTGACGACTTGGAAAAACAAGTTCCTGAGCTACTCCACAGCTATCTCCTGAGCGATTTACTTACTTCCAAAGAAGTTATTTCCATG TCAAGTGATGCTGCTGAGATAGTCGTATCCATCCTTGAGTCTTGGCATAGCTGTAAAAGTCAAGAAATAGAAAGCTTAGTAACTCGCCTCTTTACACTGGAAGAATATGAAAGAATGAGTTGTAGCAGATGCAGGCAGAAGCCCAATTATCCAGAGCAAAGTTCTTATGGAATCGTTATGGCTGCAGATTCAATCAGAGACCTCAAG TGTGCTTTTGGGAATATAAAGTTTGAGGACATCCTTAAAGTAATTCGCATGGAAGATAAAATGTTATGTGACCTTAAAACAGGAGGCTGTGGAAAGGCAAACTTTGTTCATCACATTATTAGTAGATGCCCGCCTATATTCACAGTCG TGCTGGAGTGGGAGAAGCATGAAACGGAGAAAGAGATATCTGAAACAACAAAGGCTTTGGACTGGGAGATAGATATGAGCAGGCTATACGAAGGCTTAGAATCAAGCACCAAGTACCGGCTTGTGTCATTG GTTGGTTGTGGTGAAGACAAAGAACACATCTGCCTAGCATATGAGAAAGACAGGTGGGTCGGTGTCAGACATGATGCTCTTACAGAAGAG GCTGTTGGCAACTGGGAGAGTGTGATCAGATTCTGTGGGGAAAGGAAGGTTCGGCCTAAGATTCTGTTTTATGAAGCCGCCCACTAA
- the LOC106409747 gene encoding uncharacterized protein LOC106409747: MKAEEPNAACVSALHMILESLMRTTMFSCDLSITLYPETHERFIQDYLDQFYHLFLDKLSLMEENGGVSEILINVLEILPGWNRHLGFEDRVKMKCTRCKMDIQYPPPQPSFGILIIANSLRETKA; the protein is encoded by the exons ATGAAAGCAGAGGAACCAAACGCCGCATGTGTGTCAGCTCTTCATATGATACTCGAG TCTCTGATGAGAACCACCATGTTCTCATGCGATCTCTCGATAACACTTTATCCAGAAACACATGAGAGATTCATACAAGACTACTTGGACCAGTTTTACCATCTCTTTCTCGACAAACTAAGTCTTATGGAAGAAAATGGTGGTGTTTCTGAGATTTTGATAAACGTCTTGGAGATTCTGCCTGGCTGGAACCGTCACTTAGGATTCGAAGACCGGGTGAAAATGAAGTGCACTAGATGCAAGATGGATATTCAATATCCACCACCACAACCTTCTTTTGGTATACTCATCATTGCCAATTCACTCAGAGAAACCAAGGCATAG
- the LOC106407598 gene encoding uncharacterized protein LOC106407598: MEIPNLILEMESSPKVQEDTDQKIDPDLSVKHDDEAHEAKKTEEKQNATRASALDTILKSLWKISFFRKELISSFTEDELVSELRDFILTHPMESNGVYDFLVTILDLLPRWNTGYEHDKSLKSMFEVYETPKKMCNRCKLDTEYPPELAYGLILIANSLREFKYAFEDLTFENILKVIRTTLMLPCDKEGCGKRNYVERVINTLPSVFTIALEWENNETEEEISATTSVLATEFDISEIYKYEGDSIFTKYRLVSMVCLCGDQYNCMAYENNRWIRYFALNKEVIGDWNSVLSSFFKLKIRPEILFFQNVMGQSLV; the protein is encoded by the exons ATGGAGATTCCAAATCTGATCCTGGAGATGGAGTCGTCACCTAAGGTTCAAGAAGATACTGACCAGAAAATTGATCC AGATCTCTCAGTAAAGCATGACGACGAAGCTCATGAGGCGAAGAAAACAGAGGAGAAACAAAACGCCACTCGTGCTTCAGCTCTTGATACCATACTCAAG TCTCTCTGGAAAATAAGTTTTTTCAGAAAAGAGTTGATCAGCAGCTTCACTGAAGATGAACTTGTTTCCGAACTCCGTGATTTCATTCTCACTCATCCTAtg GAATCAAACGGTGTTTATGACTTCTTGGTAACCATCTTGGATCTTCTTCCTCGCTGGAACACTGGATATGAGCATGATAAAtctcttaaatccatgtttgaagTTTACGAAACGCCCAAAAAGATGTGCAACAGATGCAAATTGGATACTGAATATCCACCTGAGCTTGCTTATGGTCTAATCCTGATCGCTAATTCACTCAGAGAATTCAAG TATGCATTCGAGGATTTGACATTTGAGAACATCCTGAAGGTTATCAGAACCACCTTGATGTTGCCTTGTGACAAGGAAGGATGTGGGAAGCGAAACTATGTTGAACGTGTGATCAATACCCTTCCATCTGTTTTCACAATTG CTCTAGAGTGGGAGAACAATGAGACTGAAGAAGAGATCTCTGCTACTACTTCTGTTCTCGCTACTGAATTTGATATCAGTGAGATTTACAAATACGAAGGTGACAGTATATTCACTAAATACCGTCTTGTGTCCATG GTTTGCTTGTGCGGAGATCAATACAATTGCATGGCTTATGAAAACAATAGATGGATCAGATACTTTGCTCTTAACAAAGAG GTTATTGGAGACTGGAACAGTGTTCTCAGCAGTTTCTTTAAACTGAAGATTCGACCAGAGATTCTATTTTTCCAAAAC GTGATGGGCCAGAGTTTGGTGTAA
- the LOC106408180 gene encoding uncharacterized protein LOC106408180, which translates to MKACNFMCPSAPPRFTTSTPFPHLRTYTSRAAPSLQVKSFQRGDFDRFADNIKSGKAWRDAWRTANDGFEQFVFEAKKTAERIDREYAVSRRLSSAASSAGDRAREIDREYGISPRVRTLSADFSRNFPKYRKQFSDFLNTPLGGSFATIFFLWFALSGWLFRVIIVATWVLPIAGPLLIGAVANNFVIKGECPACKRQFIGYKNQVIRCEGCRNIVWQPQGDFFSRDGSNNSSSNNKGNSKKPPKSQIIDVDFEEK; encoded by the exons ATGAAGGCTTGCAATTTCATGTGCCCTTCCGCCCCGCCCAGATTCACCACCTCCACGCCTTTTCCGCACCTTCGCACGTACACCTCACGCGCCGCCCCTTCGCTGCAGGTGAAGTCCTTCCAGCGCGGCGACTTCGACCGCTTCGCCGATAACATCAAGTCGGGCAAGGCTTGGAGAGACGCGTGGCGGACCGCCAACGATGGATTCGAGCAATTCGTCTTCGAGGCTAAGAAAACGGCCGAGCGAATCGACCGTGAGTACGCCGTCTCTCGCCGTTTAAGCTCCGCCGCAAGCTCTGCCGGGGACCGTGCTCGGGAGATTGATCGTGAGTATGGGATTAGCCCACGTGTCAGGACATTATCCGCCGATTTTAGTAGAAATTTCCCCAAG TACAGGAAGCAGTTCAGTGACTTCTTGAATACACCTCTCGGTGGAAGTTTTGCT actattttctttctttggttTGCTCTCTCTGGATGGCTGTTCCGAGTGATAATAGTCGCAACATGGGTTCTTCCCATTGCTGGTCCTCTTCTCATTGGTGCAGTCGCCAATAACTTCGTCATCAAG GGAGAATGCCCAGCGTGTAAGAGGCAGTTCATAGGATACAAGAACCAAGTGATCAGATGCGAGGGATGTAGGAACATCGTGTGGCAGCCACAAGGCGATTTCTTCTCAAGAGACGGTAGCAACAACAGTAGCAGCAACAACAAGGGTAACTCTAAAAAGCCGCCTAAGTCCCAAATCATCGATGTCGATTTTGAGGAGAAGTGA
- the LOC106407595 gene encoding uncharacterized protein LOC106407595 isoform X2, with protein MATPFVFDDDDEEAKQIQQLSADYIAQGDHIKALEVIETWISSAHKKKKKKKKVLDFFSFQEGKIFYKQTKIAENSDVKFAFLFASAECFSANEGFSSFCAAPLFGLGCLLGSPLYLKKSVGKAKEYLAVLASFDELNPQEEKSVRDVKSILNAAESRIAAGSPRDPEVTESKKIPPDPSKIEVEGLRSFWTGLNVEIKRKFMEVRVADFTSYVQRFYGTEGRAALEKVLGSAVNNKKWRVWVCRACSKEFLPLKKFKNHLEKEHAAKFKPSTAEHMAQMVNEVWAGMITVAGWEPVDTAAAAEMIKTRLEFVQAFVYENGWSRDWPLATDKERSKLLQEIRLLLVLFCERKILSCGLRDWMMRFLIKHLARFEVSKHTLTTECRLVETPQSICFLERSELEQILDLLKLIKCEREDGKEIICRAVDSFYSVTRVKEKIDFDKQFSSLLLDKRLLRCEIAQFDDEGTVSFLNASDHYAKAHARGDDILSWLADHSSADERFRFPRPVRTHNLDIWVAVLRAVQYTCRTLGTKYAKKLQMLGYDASLVDAINLCVSENKKRRSVPEHQCNKYASILGDECERKHLAIDSLSTRLFLCSVRDALEEAPHPTFDFPDLEDCLKRIHRHTNLSDDIVLNSIDRLRSLVADKVALVDTKMLLVENSRISLFNDLIRLSGFDYRSYILRPLKEFLLEVINVAAAEADLLLKEEKKPQSKKKKHRSNKVLDKTVEPEHSFNLDLQATSPSLQTTEKDSMEIPSNTVDAEEAAQGMQNMPGEESVLREAAARCNSALDITLKALLNIKVLKEDLMQNEKPFRDDLEKQVPELLHSYLLSDLLTSKEVISMSSDAAEIVVSILESWHSCKSQEIESLVTRLFTLEEYERMSCSRCRQKPNYPEQSSYGIVMAADSIRDLKCAFGNIKFEDILKVIRMEDKMLCDLKTGGCGKANFVHHIISRCPPIFTVVLEWEKHETEKEISETTKALDWEIDMSRLYEGLESSTKYRLVSLVGCGEDKEHICLAYEKDRWVGVRHDALTEEYVAW; from the exons ATGGCGACTCCCTTCGTCTTTGACGACGATGATGAGGAAGCTAAACAAATCCAACAACTCTCTGCGGATTACATCGCTCAAGGAGATCACATCAAGGCCCTGGAGGTCATCGAAACTTGGATTTCTTCTGctcataagaagaagaagaagaagaagaaggtcctAGACTTTTTCTCTTTCCAGGAAGGTAAAATCTTCTACAAACAGACCAAGATAGCAGAGAACAGCGATGTGAAATTCGCGTTTCTATTTGCCTCCGCGGAATGCTTTTCGGCAAACGAGGGGTTCTCATCGTTTTGTGCCGCTCCGCTCTTTGGTTTGGGCTGTTTGCTCGGATCACCATTGTACTTGAAGAAATCCGTAGGTAAAGCAAAAGAGTATCTGGCTGTTTTGGCGTCTTTTGATGAATTGAATCCGCAAGAGGAGAAAAGTGTAAGAGACGTCAAGAGTATACTCAACGCTGCTGAGTCAAGGATCGCTGCTGGCTCTCCTAGGGATCCGGAAGTTACTGAATCCAAGAAAATTCCTCCTGATCCGAGTAAGATTGAGGTTGAAGGATTGAGGTCGTTTTGGACTGGTTTGAATGTTGAGATCAAAAGGAAGTTTATGGAAGTTAGGGTTGCGGATTTTACCAGCTATGTGCAGAGATTCTATGGCACAGAGGGACGAGCTGCTTTGGAAAAAGTTCTGGGTTCAGCAGTGAATAACAAAAAATGGAGGGTTTGGGTATGTCGAGCTTGTTCGAAAGAGTTCTTACCccttaaaaagtttaaaaatcatcttGAAAAAGAGCATGCCGCAAAGTTTAAGCCTTCTACGGCAGAGCATATGGCTCAGATGGTAAATGAAGTGTGGGCTGGTATGATAACAGTTGCTGGCTGGGAGCCAGTGGATACAGCTGCTGCTGCTGAAATGATCAAGACTCGGCTTGAATTTGTGCAAGCGTTTGTGTATGAGAATGGATGGTCCAGAGACTGGCCATTAGCTACAGATAAAGAGCGCAGCAAGTTACTCCAGGAGATTCGGTTGCTTCTTGTGTTGTTTTGTGAGCGTAAGATCCTTTCTTGTGGCCTTCGAGACTGGATGATGCGTTTTCTGATTAAGCATCTTGCACGGTTTGAAGTTTCCAAGCATACTTTGACTACAGAGTGTCGCCTAGTGGAAACACCTCAGAGCATCTGCTTTTTGGAAAGAAGCGAACTCGAACAAATTCTAGACCTTCTCAAACTCATCAAGTGTGAAAGGGAAGATGGCAAAGAGATAATTTGCAGAGCAGTGGACAGTTTCTACAGTGTTACTCGTGTTAAAGAAAAGATAGACTTCGACAAGCAGTTTTCATCTCTGCTTCTGGATAAGAGACTGCTGCGATGTGAGATTGCTCAATTCGATGATGAAGGGACTGTCAGTTTCTTGAACGCCAGTGATCACTACGCCAAGGCACATGCCCGTGGAGATGATATACTATCTTGGTTAGCAGATCACTCCTCTGCAGATGAGAGATTTCGATTCCCAAGACCTGTGAGGACACACAATCTAGATATTTGGGTGGCTGTTTTGAGAGCCGTTCAGTACACTTGTAGGACTTTGGGAACCAAATATGCAAAGAAACTGCAGATGCTTGGTTATGATGCAAGTCTTGTTGACGCCATAAACTTGTGTGTAAgcgaaaataaaaagagaaggaGTGTTCCGGAACATCAATGCAACAAATATGCATCTATTCTAGGCGATGAATGTGAAAGAAAGCATTTAGCTATAGATTCTCTCAGTACACGCCTATTCTTGTGTTCAGTACGAGATGCTCTTGAAGAAGCACCGCATCCGACATTTGATTTCCCAGATTTAGAAGATTGCCTGAAGCGTATACACAGGCATACAAATCTCAGCGATGATATAGTCCTCAACTCCATAGACCGTCTGAGATCATTGGTCGCTGATAAG GTTGCGCTAGTCGATACAAAGATGTTGCTGGTTGAGAATTCAAGGATTAGTTTGTTCAACGACCTCATCAGACTTTCTGGTTTTGACTATCGCTCTTACATCCTTCGACCACTTAAAGAATTCTTGCTG GAGGTAATAAACGTAGCTGCAGCAGAAGCAGATCTTCTACTCAAGGAGGAAAAGAAGCCAcagtcaaagaagaagaaacatagaaGCAATAAGGTCCTTGATAAGACTGTTGAACC TGAACATTCTTTCAACCTTGATCTCCAAGCTACATCTCCATCACTACAAACGACGGAAAAAGATTCTATGGAAATTCCATCCAACACTGTGGATGCTGAGGAAGCTGCTCAAG GTATGCAAAACATGCCTGGAGAAGAGTCAGTCCTTAGAGAAGCTGCAGCCAGATGCAACTCAGCTCTTGACATAACTCTGAAG GCGCTCTTGAACATTAAGGTCCTGAAAGAGGATTTAATGCAAAATGAGAAACCATTTCGTGACGACTTGGAAAAACAAGTTCCTGAGCTACTCCACAGCTATCTCCTGAGCGATTTACTTACTTCCAAAGAAGTTATTTCCATG TCAAGTGATGCTGCTGAGATAGTCGTATCCATCCTTGAGTCTTGGCATAGCTGTAAAAGTCAAGAAATAGAAAGCTTAGTAACTCGCCTCTTTACACTGGAAGAATATGAAAGAATGAGTTGTAGCAGATGCAGGCAGAAGCCCAATTATCCAGAGCAAAGTTCTTATGGAATCGTTATGGCTGCAGATTCAATCAGAGACCTCAAG TGTGCTTTTGGGAATATAAAGTTTGAGGACATCCTTAAAGTAATTCGCATGGAAGATAAAATGTTATGTGACCTTAAAACAGGAGGCTGTGGAAAGGCAAACTTTGTTCATCACATTATTAGTAGATGCCCGCCTATATTCACAGTCG TGCTGGAGTGGGAGAAGCATGAAACGGAGAAAGAGATATCTGAAACAACAAAGGCTTTGGACTGGGAGATAGATATGAGCAGGCTATACGAAGGCTTAGAATCAAGCACCAAGTACCGGCTTGTGTCATTG GTTGGTTGTGGTGAAGACAAAGAACACATCTGCCTAGCATATGAGAAAGACAGGTGGGTCGGTGTCAGACATGATGCTCTTACAGAAGAG TATGTTGCATGGTGA
- the LOC106409748 gene encoding uncharacterized protein LOC106409748, with product MVPCKTEGCEKLSYVDHIIPILPSVFTIALEWENNETGEEILATTSVLATEIDISQIYKYEGGSPETKYNLVSMVCSHGDQYACVAYFNNRWVIYFPSEQQVIGDWDSVINTFIRLNMRPDILFFENDMQRKRIVNAQINTPSDVKNTFIQNWDQLQNFMFSLQPQSS from the exons ATGGTGCCTTGCAAAACGGAAGGATGTGAGAAACTAAGCTACGTTGATCATATTATCCCTATACTTCCTTCTGTTTTTACCATTG CACTAGAGTGGGAGAACAATGAGACTGGAGAAGAGATACTTGCTACCACTTCTGTTCTCGCTACTGAAATAGATATTAGTCAGATTTACAAATACGAAGGTGGATCACCAGAGACCAAATACAATCTTGTGTCAATG GTTTGCTCGCATGGAGATCAATACGCTTGTGTTGCTTACTTTAACAATCGATGGGTCATTTACTTTCCTTCTGAGCAACAA GTTATAGGTGACTGGGATAGTGTTATCAACACTTTTATACGACTGAATATGCGACCTGACATTCTATTTTTTGAAAAC GATATGCAGAGGAAGCGGATTGTGAACGCCCAGATAAATACACCAAGTGATGTGAAAAATACGTTTATACAAAACTGGGACCAACtgcaaaattttatgttttcccTTCAGCCTCAATCCTCCTGA